A region from the Bradyrhizobium erythrophlei genome encodes:
- a CDS encoding class III extradiol dioxygenase subunit beta has product MAHISASVYTSHIPAVGAALDLGKTAEPYWQPVFKGYDFSKQWLKDHKPDVIFLVYNDHANAFSLDIIPTFAIGTAPEFAIADEGWGPRPVPKVIGHPKLAAHIAQSVIQDDFDLTIVNRMEVDHGLTVPMSLMCGQPQAWPCPVIPFAVNVVQYPVPSGRRCYMLGKAIRKAIESYDEPLNVQIWGTGGMSHQLQGPRAGLINREWDQAFLDRLIAEPEKLAATPHIDYVREAGSEGIELVMWLIARGAMDDVNGGKPLTTRHRFYHVPASNTAVGHLILENN; this is encoded by the coding sequence ATGGCCCATATCTCAGCGAGCGTCTACACCTCGCACATTCCGGCCGTCGGCGCCGCGCTCGACCTCGGCAAGACCGCCGAGCCGTATTGGCAGCCGGTCTTCAAGGGCTACGACTTCTCCAAGCAATGGTTGAAGGATCACAAGCCGGACGTGATTTTCCTCGTCTATAACGATCACGCCAACGCCTTCAGCCTCGACATCATCCCGACCTTTGCGATCGGTACCGCGCCCGAGTTCGCGATCGCCGACGAGGGCTGGGGCCCGCGTCCGGTACCCAAGGTGATCGGCCATCCGAAGCTCGCGGCACATATCGCGCAATCCGTGATCCAGGATGATTTCGATCTCACCATCGTCAACAGGATGGAGGTCGACCACGGCCTGACGGTGCCGATGAGCCTGATGTGCGGCCAGCCGCAGGCCTGGCCATGCCCGGTGATTCCATTCGCCGTCAACGTCGTGCAGTATCCGGTTCCCTCGGGCCGGCGCTGCTACATGCTCGGCAAGGCGATCCGCAAGGCGATCGAGTCCTACGACGAGCCGCTCAACGTGCAGATCTGGGGCACCGGCGGCATGAGCCACCAGCTGCAGGGGCCGCGCGCCGGCCTGATCAACAGGGAGTGGGACCAGGCTTTCCTCGATCGCCTGATTGCCGAGCCTGAGAAACTCGCCGCCACGCCGCACATCGACTACGTCCGCGAGGCCGGCAGCGAGGGCATCGAGCTCGTGATGTGGCTGATCGCCCGCGGCGCCATGGACGATGTCAATGGCGGCAAGCCGCTGACGACGCGGCACCGCTTCTACCATGTGCCCGCCAGCAACACCGCCGTGGGCCATCTGATTCTGGAGAACAATTGA
- the ligA gene encoding protocatechuate 4,5-dioxygenase subunit alpha encodes MSLEKPYKDVPGTTVFDADMSRQGYHLNQFCMSLMKADNRARFKADERAYLDEWPMSEDQKKAVLARDLNRCIELGGNIYFLAKIGATDGKSFQQMAGSMTGMSEEEYRNMMVGGGRSIEGNRYTGEKK; translated from the coding sequence ATGTCACTGGAAAAACCCTATAAGGATGTGCCCGGTACCACGGTCTTCGACGCCGACATGTCGCGCCAGGGCTATCATCTGAACCAGTTCTGCATGTCGCTGATGAAAGCGGACAACCGCGCCCGCTTCAAGGCCGATGAGCGCGCCTATCTCGACGAATGGCCGATGAGCGAGGACCAGAAAAAGGCCGTGCTCGCGCGCGATCTCAATCGCTGCATTGAGCTCGGCGGCAATATCTACTTCCTCGCCAAGATCGGCGCGACCGACGGCAAGAGTTTTCAGCAGATGGCCGGCAGCATGACCGGAATGAGCGAAGAGGAATACCGCAACATGATGGTCGGCGGTGGCCGCTCGATCGAAGGCAACCGCTACACCGGGGAGAAGAAGTGA